ACCGCGATCACCGGAGCCCAAGGGGGCGCGAGGTGACGCGAGGCCCGGGCGGCGTCCCGAGTGCCAGCCGCCCTCCCTCCCCCCCATTCCGCGGCTGGCGCGAGGGCCCGAGCCGCCGCTTGCGCCGGCCCACTCCGCACCGCTGCCGGCTCATGCAAGCGGCGGCGTCCGCCAGGGCCCGCGTCACGAGCGCCCTGGGCCCTCCCCGGTCTCTTCCATCCGGAGAACTCGATTGCCCTGGCGGCCCGGTACGACGGCCGACGGGAGGCTCGCTGCGCTCCATCACCTAGGCCGGTCGACGCTCGAATACGGCGGCGAAGAAGCCGTCGGTCCCGTGCAGGTGCGGCAGAGCCTCGAAGAAGGGGCCGCGCCGGAAGGCCTCCGGAAGGCAGGTGGGCGGGACCAGGCAGAAGTCGGGGCGCGCGGCGAGAAAGGCCGCGACCGGGTCTTCGTTCTCCTCGGGGCGCAAGGTGCAGGTGGCATAGACCAGGCGTCCCCCGGGACGCACGTGGCGCGCTGCCCGGGCCAGGAGCTCGCGCTGCGTGCGTTCGAGCGCGGGGAAGGTCGCCGGCTCGAGGCGAAAGCGCAGGTCGGGGCCGCGGCGGAGGGTGCCCAGCTCGGAGCACGGAGCGTCGACGAAGACGCGGTCCACGGCGAGGCTCTCGGGGAGCGTCCCCCGATGCACGCGAAGATTCGCGACGCCGGCCCGACGCGCCCGTTGCTCGAGGCGAGCCAGCTTGGACGCATCCACGTCGAAGGCGTGGAGCGCGCCCGCATTCCCGAGCTCGGCGGCGAGGGCCAGGGTCTTGCCGCCCGCCCCGGCGCAGAGCTCGAGGACCGTCTCGCCGGGGTGGGCGTCGACGAGCAGGGCGAGGAGCTGGCTCCCCTCGTCCTGCACCTCGAAGAGCCCCTCGCGGTAGGCCGGCAACGGCAGGAGGTTCGCCCGCGGCGCCTCCACGACGAGACAGGTGCGGGCGTGCGCGCCGGCGCGCGTCGGGACTCCCTCGGCGGCGAGCCGCGCCTTCAGCGCCTCGACCGAGGTCCGGAGCAGGTTGGCGCGAAGCGCGATCGGCCCGGGGCGATTCACCGCCCGCGCGAAGGCCTCGGCACCGTCGGCGCCGAGCTTCCGCACGAGGCAGGCGGCCAGCCAGTCGGGGAGCGACCAGCGCGTGGCGAGCTCGCACGGAGGCGGCCGCGGGGGCGGAAACGGAGCGCGCAGCCCCGAGAGCTCGCCGGCCAGCTCCTCCGGCAGGCCGGCCAGGTCCCTGAGGAGCGCGAAGAGGAGCGCTCCCGTCGCGTCGGACCCCGCCTGGTAGGCCAGACGTCGGCGCCAGAGGCCCACGCCGAAGACGGCCTCGGCCATCACCGCCCGTTCGTCGCGCCCGAAGGCCGGCTCGCGCAGGGCGCGGTCCAGCACGCGCTCGGCCGGCTCGCCCGCGAGCACCCGCTCCACTGCCGCTCGCACCTGCGGCAGACACCCGGCAAGGGCCGGCCAGGGGACGGAGCGCAACCGCGCGGCGAGTTCGGCTTCGCTCATGCTCGGACGCATCGCGCGGGCCGGCGTGCACCGTCGATGGGCGGCGGCTCTGCGGCGCGGGTCCTCCGTGCCATACTCACCGCATGTCCAGCCCACGCGACTCGGACGACGACGAGGCGCTCCCCGAGGCGCCCGAGGCGCCCGAGGCGATCGAAGTCCCGATCGACGGGACGCTCGACCTCCACACCTTCCATCCGCGCGAGCTCGGCGAGCTCGTGCCGGCCTATCTCGAGGAGTGCCACGCGCGCGGGATCTTCTCCGTGCGACTCGTGCATGGCAAGGGGACCGGCGCGCTCCGTCGGTCGGTGCACGCCATCCTCGAACGGCTGCCGGCGATCGTCGTGACCTATCGGCTGGGGGACGAGGCCGCGGGGGGCTGGGGCGCGACGCTCGTCGAGCTCGACCCGGCCTGGAAACCGCCGGCTACCTGATGTTGGGGCGCTTGCAGTTGAAGCTGATCACGATCCAGCCGCTGGCCTCTTCCTTGCCAGCCTTGCCGTCGTACTCGGGGTCGTCGCTCTTGCGCGGCGCGCTGCTGCCGGGGTCGGCGAAGAGCACCTGCTGCTGCAGTGCCTTCGGATGCACGAAGCCCGTGCCGCCGCGGCCGGACTTCCCCTTGCCGCCGCCGGCGCCGCCGCGATAGCCCCCGGCGCCGCCGTTGCCGGGCTCTCCCCCGTCGCCCCCCTTCATCGTCGGCTGGCCGCCCGCCTGCTCGGGCTTGTCGTGGTTGCCGGGGCCCGCGGGCGCGCACGAGACGCTGGCCGCGCCACCGCCGCCCCCGGCGATCACGAGCGCCTTGTCCGCGCTCTTCTCGGTGATGCGTTCCGGGCCGAGGAAGATGCCCGTGAGGCCGCCCCCACCGCGGTTGCCGAAGCCGAAGCGCATCTCCTCTTCGCCCGTCGAGCCGGAGCGCCCGCGCTTGCCCACGATCACGATGAGCGGCGTCCCCGCTTCCACCGCGCCGCCCGGCTCCACCGCGAAGACCGCCTCGGAGAAGCCGCCCATCCCGGCGTCCACCTTGGGAGTGCAGAGCCCCTGGCCGTTGCCCCCAGAGCCCCACGCCTTGACGTGCATGTAGCGCGCGTTCTTCGGCACGGCGAAGGTCTCTTGCGTCTCGGTGAGCGGAAAGCG
The window above is part of the Deltaproteobacteria bacterium genome. Proteins encoded here:
- a CDS encoding RsmB/NOP family class I SAM-dependent RNA methyltransferase codes for the protein MRPSMSEAELAARLRSVPWPALAGCLPQVRAAVERVLAGEPAERVLDRALREPAFGRDERAVMAEAVFGVGLWRRRLAYQAGSDATGALLFALLRDLAGLPEELAGELSGLRAPFPPPRPPPCELATRWSLPDWLAACLVRKLGADGAEAFARAVNRPGPIALRANLLRTSVEALKARLAAEGVPTRAGAHARTCLVVEAPRANLLPLPAYREGLFEVQDEGSQLLALLVDAHPGETVLELCAGAGGKTLALAAELGNAGALHAFDVDASKLARLEQRARRAGVANLRVHRGTLPESLAVDRVFVDAPCSELGTLRRGPDLRFRLEPATFPALERTQRELLARAARHVRPGGRLVYATCTLRPEENEDPVAAFLAARPDFCLVPPTCLPEAFRRGPFFEALPHLHGTDGFFAAVFERRPA
- a CDS encoding Smr/MutS family protein is translated as MSSPRDSDDDEALPEAPEAPEAIEVPIDGTLDLHTFHPRELGELVPAYLEECHARGIFSVRLVHGKGTGALRRSVHAILERLPAIVVTYRLGDEAAGGWGATLVELDPAWKPPAT